The stretch of DNA CTGGGAGGTCCCTTCTGTTTCCCCGGCCTGAGATGTGTGGAGCCACATCAGAGCCTGAACCCTGATTCCCTTTTCTGGCCTGACCCTAACAGGGGGTTACATGTAGACAAGAGACATTCCTGTCCTTCCATTCCTTCCTATAAAATGTCAGTTGGTGCCTCTGAGGGAAATTCCATCTTTCCCCGCTATTACCCGGACTCTTGGGAGAAGCACATAAGAGAATTCTGTTTTCTGAGAGCCCATTAAGTGTCAGTCACTGTTGCACTTTAAATTTCCAATCTAGTCCCCATGTTGCAGACTAGGGAACTAAGGCTTAGAGAGATCAATCTGCCCTTTTCAGTAAAAGCAGGAGTTAGGATTCAACTTctggtctgactccaaagcccatgtaAGTATAAAAAGTAAGCATGATAAACATCTGACTGCAACTACCTCACAGAATCCACTAAAAGCCATAATAACTTAGATGACAACTTAGAAGAAACTGACAGAACAATTGTTAGTTGTTCCTAATAAACTAAGAGAAACTTTCTCTTTACAATCCAGAAGTCAGAGTCTGGGCACTGATCAATGTTTGTACTTGTCTctccagaaaaaggaaacctcCCTCGATCTTGGAGGCATCTCTCAAGCGTCGGAGTGCGCTCTAGCAGCATCCCAGCCTGTAAGTACACATCTCCTCATTGTTCTGGGCTTCACCACCCGTGCAATTCCATGAACCCACTGAGTTGGTTATAGGGTTCTTTATTCCAGACCTACAGTATTTTTATGTTGGGACGTTCCAGTCTTGAGAGTACAGCATTTAGATTCAGTGTAAAATTATGTCTTTTTGGTATCCTTCCTTCACTTGAAGCTTAAGGGATACTTTTTGTGCCTGAACTCATAGTTGTGGTTGGAAAGAATGCAAAGTATTCACTTCTCAGTTCCTACAGCTCAGCTGGGCTGGCACTCGCTCCTGCTGGAATTCCACCATCTGTTCAAGCAGCAGGAGGGGCCTGACCCTCCTGCTTACAAAGTGAAAACCATTGCTGAAATTCTGAAACATACAAATTTGGTTAGCTCAAGTTCCAGAACATTTGAAGGgatttgttctcatttttcacaaatatttctctGTTAAAAACACAGTGATGAGTTTCTCATTTTTAGGATAAAGAAGTACTCATTAGTTCATGAACCCAGGAAAGTTTTGGGAACTTGGAAGGACTGGAATTCAGAGGAAAGGAACTCCAGCATGTTGCTGTGATAGTTTGCTTAATCTTTGTTTGTATATTACCATGCTACTAGCCAAGATTCAAAATATACTAGAGTTAGTAACAACCAAGAATGTTCTACTTCTAGTACAAATATAAGTTAGGCCAAGATGCCTCCCAGACTTGCTGGATTTTGGTAATGCTAATCTTCCTGATACTCATGATGGTGGAATCACAGATGCCAACCTTGACCCCGTATTTCCTTTTATGCAgacaaatggaatatttttcgctttctgcatttctaaaatcTACCTTTGTGTACTTATGTGGTCAAAGACCAATAAAGAGTTGTGGCATAGTCATACACCTTCATGTCAGTTAAATGACAGGTAAATAAGACCAATTTTGCAGTAACTGGGCATGAAAGGCTAGAACATAAAGCAGCTTTGGAGAAAAGTTGGTTTTAAATCTATGCAAGGTGGAGGTTGGGGAAGAAGTTTCATGAAAGTATAAATATTGCCATTTAGTCCTCCTAGTAAAGTTTGCTGGCCTGGGTGTGGTGACAGAGATGACAGCTGCCGCCTGTGGCTCCTTCTGAGCAGGGAGGAAGTTCGTGGGGGGTTCCCAGCTGTGGGATAGCAGCTCTTAATTACAGGCTCTCTTCTGGTTTGCAACTTTGCTCTCAGCCATTTGGACTGACACCCCTTCTCTGCCTGTACTTCCGCCCACTTCCCAGTCATGTGTCAGGTCTGTCCTTGAAAGATGGGTTGTGCTGAGCACAGCTTTAAACACAAATCTTCCATGAACTCCAGCTTCCAGTGTTTTGTATTATAGGAGCACCAGCCTGCTAAGGGAGGGCTCTGGCCAGCCAGCTCCTTGCTGCATGACAAAATGGAATCAACTCACAGTGTGTTCAGCTTTtggagaaaagaatatttcatctTCCTCATAATGAATTTAGCAAACAAAGCACAATTAGAAAGATTCCCATTATTCCATGGTACCTTGTCATTATTGCTGCTCTGTGCTAACAAGTCCCACTGTCTGCTTTTGAGCCCCCAAACAATGATCCCCTTTTCCTCTACCTAATTCCTCTCTTTCTACGGTTGTAGAGGAGTGTCCCTTTTATGACCCTTCATGTTTGTATAGCATTCTAGCACTTGCCAGGTGTTTTCACGTACATGTTTATGAAAGTACACGTGGTACTTACTACCACAgctttagaaataaggaaacaagcACAAGGAGAGGCTGAGACTTACCTAAGTGACTTTCCTCTTGTCTGGCCAGGCCAAGCCTTGAAGCAGGACCTCCGTCTCCCACACCAGTGCTCCATTCCACTGTGCTCCTGGCACACCAAGGTCGCCTGGTAGAGGTGCTCTGACAGCATTGTGACCTCTAGTCTCAACAGCTAATACCTGCTTTTCCTTGCAGGCTGAGAACATCTCTAAAGACCTCTACATAGAAGTATATCCAGGGACCTATTCCGTCACTGTGGGTACAAGTGATTTAACCAGGACTCAGGTGGTAGCAGTTGACTCGGGACAAAGTGTGGACTTGGTCTTCCCCATATGATGTTGACCATCATGGCTAtcacttcacctttttttttttttttaagtaacaagaAGAATAAAGTCACCGtatgattttcttcatatttacaCAGTAATCCTGCTTTCAGGGCTGACTGTAGAGGGTCAGCCTTTCTGGGAACTGGAGTTTGTGTCTTTCAGTGTCTATTTTAACTTAAATGTTTAagagccccctcccccttctgctGAAAGTAATAATGTAATGATGCTGTCTTAATAGTTCTTAACTGCTTATTTTCCAGGTAAAAGGTTAACTGTGGTAATAAAGGGAGAGATTTGGAAATGAAGAGAGTTCCTTTTTATTGGCATGAAGAGGTGAAACAGTGTCGTTCATGGTCAGCTGTAGGTTTATGAAAAGGTGGCAGAGAGGCTGTGGACACATTTGCCCAAAGCAGACCATCCAGGCCCTGCAGCTTCTGTGGAAGAGAAGTAGCCCCGCCCAGGTCCCTCACAGGGAACCCTGGCCAGGACCACCACGTGCCTGTGCCCCTCATCTGCAGGGAAGTTGTAGAGCATGAGGTTGCAACTGCTTATGCACCCATCACATGTGGCCTGCTTTCTGTCCCCGTCCGTTGCAGGAGGACTTGGCAGCCACTTGGTAACACCTCCTCAGGTATTTATCACTGCTGCTCTTTTAGCTtcctataaggaaaaaaaaatcctgagagtCTGATGCTGTAATTTTAAGGATCAAAAGTCACTGATCTTAAAAAGTCTATGATGTGCCCTGAACTTCTCGAAGCTACCACGCCAACAGCAGTTTAGTTGCCTGGTAGTTCATCTCATTGTGAACATGACAAGTCTGTCCTCAGAACAAATGCCAGTATTTTATATGATGAAAACCAAGTTTTAAGTAGAGCTGTATTAGCATTCCTAATGAGGAACAGACTCCCACAGACAGAGTCTGTAGTCCAGCAGACCCATCCCCTTCACCATAGGGTCAAGTGTCATTTAAGTAAGAAGTCTGTGCTCAGCTTTGTGGGTTCTGTAAGCCTTCTGAACTGGAATGCAAAATTGTGGGTATGTGCATTTTCCTGGGAAAAGACAGCGCGGGAGTTCTCAGTTTCAAAAGGTGCGTGGAGAACCATGTCAGGAGTCCTTAGGGAGCCCCTTCCCAGCCATCCTGCTTTTTACCTGGCTCCTCAAGGCTTTTAGTCTGAGAGCATTCTGGTCCCTCTGGTGTGTCGCTGTTGCCTGACTTTGTTTTCTGTGTTCATCTTGTGGCAGGATATGTGGTGGCTTCACGCCACTTGCTTCCAGGACCAGCTCCCTGGTATTCCCCATCACTATAGCTTGTACTCTTGGCTCTTTGttgctcctcttttctttccagatgGTGCCATTTCCTGCTCCTAAACCCCAAATTCAATTAGTTATGTCGCACATGCCACCATGGGATTAGTATTGATGACTGAAGTAGAACTATATGTCAGATATCCCCAAAAGTCTTAACTATCTGTAAGCTACCTACCACTGTTctctattttgaaagagaaataaagtttaaGTCATTTCTGGCCATCATGCTTTCTGGATGGGTTGTATCCAATAACTACATTTGGAATTAGGTGGGAAGAAGGTACCAGACGCAATTTTGAAAACAGCCAGGAGGGTAAGCAAAAATAGCCAACTGGCACTCTTGCAGGAGCTTGTAAATCTCCCTGCTCACAAAGAAGAGGTAGTGAGCTctgagggtggggcagggtggcTGGGTGTGTGTATGTTAAGAGGTTGAGTGaggtaaaacaaaataatgggaGATGTGACTCCCTGGGGAGTaggaaaataatctgaaaaggaaGGACTATTGAATCCATCCTCTTCCTGGCTTATAAAACTACAGATTGAGCCCTGTTTCAGTCATAAGCTCTCCAGGGAAGAGAGCAGAGTAACTGGGGGCAGCCAGCAGCCTGGCCCTTCTAGAATTGTTAGGTTGGGATCAAAGGGAATTCAAAAGTATCAAAGAGCATGGAGGGCAGAGAGACCCACAGTGGgtgtctcaaaattttttttttttttttttttgggtgtcTCAAAATCTTAAAGCCCTTAGCAGTGGTACTCTTTAACCACactgcctccctgccccagcagAATGTTCATTTAGTTCACTGAATGTTAGTGACCTCAAGGCCCCTAGAATCTAGTCTAGTTCTGGGCTTAGCCACCTCTGCCAACTGACTTAGGCATATCTGCTTTCTGGGCCTCACTGGGAATTAAATGGGACAGGCATGATGCATGCCAGTGACACACAACTTCTAAACTTATGAGGGAATCAACATGGTTCTTAAGGGGAAGATGGGGATGGCTATGGATGGCCAATGACAGTAACACTGCCCCATCTTGTAAGGAATGAACAGCAGGATGCAGTGCCCTGCTTGTTCCCGCTCTGGTTTACTATGGAGACCATCTGGAGAGTTAGGGTCTGGTGACCAATGAATGTTTAAAGACTAATTTCTGTCCTCTCAGGGCATGGGTGACTCTAATCAACACCCGGAGGCATTTTGACTGTTCATCTAGAGAAAACTCAAGGGCTCcaagaaaaaaaggcagggggcggaggtggggggcaggcacAGACAATGGCAGGGCCCCGGCAGGAGAGCAGTGAAGAAGGGAAAGACAGTTGTTAAAGAGGGATACAGACCTTCGCCCGAAGATCAGCCCATCCTCTTACTGGGGTTTATTGCTCAGGTGGAAACCTACTACTTCCCCTTTATCACCACCTCCCCATCAACGTGGCCACGCTCCTAAGTGTTACTTCCAATCCCAGACAGGACATGCATGAGTGAGATTCCTAAGAGACacgggggagggaagggagcaggGTCTTCAGCCCCACCTAAGAGGTAGGTATACCTAGCTTCCCAGGATGCGGCTCAGACCCGTTTCTCCAGTATCTCCACCCAGGCTGGCGGAGGCCACCCTGCCTCCTTGGACACTTCTCAGGAAGGACGAGGTCTGTGTTGACTGTACCGTCCACCATCAGCCTCTGGGGGAGGCCCATCTGCAGATCAGTCTCCAAATCCTTTtcagaagatgaagaggaggaggaagaaacacCCAGGGGAGCTCGCACTGAAGCTTCATCTTCTTTAGGATGCACTAGGGGCAAAAGCTGTGTTGGGGGCTTCGGTTCCACCTCCGAACATTCTTTGGCCGTGCCCCCTGAGGTCCTGGTTAGAGGCCACCAGGTAGGTCCAGCCAGGGAGCAACAGCAGAGGCAGCCCTGGCACAGCAGTTGGCAGCAGGCGGGGGGGACGCAGGGAGGACATGGGAATGGAGTGCCCAGAGAAGGCCCACTGGTGACACATCCGGTGGCTGGTCCCCACAGAGAGCAGCAAGGGGCCCAGAGGAGGGGCCTGGGGTGCTCCTGGATTAAAGGCTTGTGCAGCCTCTCCACAGCCTTCTTCCAGACAGCCAGGGGCACCCACTGAACCCTGCCTAGAGGCACGGTCGCTGTGTTGCCATTCCAAAAGTGAACagtaatttctcttcctttccatgcTGTGTAACAGAAAGAGCAACATTTTGTTACAATTACCTCTCCTGTGTCATGGACAAGGGTTCTCCTAACCCCCAAAACAAACCTCAGTGCAGGCCCCTGCTCTGTGGGCCTCCTGGAGGGCACCTCTCCCTGGAAAGCCTGCCTGGAGCATTCCTGCTGCACCTGCTCCATTCAGCCACTTCCCAGTGCCCTTGCATTTACCTCCCTGTCTCAATTTTCATGGGGAAAGAGGAGAAGCCTGTCATGCTCTGAAAGGCAATGATGCTGACTGGTGGGCCTGCAGGAGGGGACTGTCACAGGAGGGGACTGTCCCAGTCTGTGGATAACTTGATGGGGGACCAGTCATAAGTACTGGTGTGAGCCCAGCTTAACCCCGTCACACCATAGGTTAGCTAACCAACATAATAGTTTTAGGCTATTTTGCCCGGATATTTCATAATCTGAAAGATACGATTTGTGTATCTGTTGCCACACCCAGGATTAAGCTGCTAGTAGGgggtaaggatttttttttttttttttttaatatatctctaAGGCCCTAAGCTCACCTCTAAGACATTTTTTGCTCTCTCCTACCAGCCTGGCTCCCTCTGGGGACCGATAGGTCAGAGTAGCTTCCCTTACCTCGCTGGGGCTCTCTTGTCCCCGAGCCCAAGATAACAGTGCCAGGGCCGT from Canis lupus dingo isolate Sandy chromosome 21, ASM325472v2, whole genome shotgun sequence encodes:
- the C21H11orf16 gene encoding uncharacterized protein C11orf16 homolog translates to MESSAGTGTPQPKYCSVATTLKPPSWTGPAPPWELSCTCPFAIQAPWLTRHNLLTRYVSYQPCLHIADSAWQGPGWLGRVGDAADTWVLARRGPDGFYYRAQRKAAPELERQGALLVEFEVPLITDPKLPAQWQSIVLEEDVIQCLPPMDYSLEPGDKVLAPWEPDQQRYGPGTVILGSGTREPQRAWKGREITVHFWNGNTATVPLGRVQWVPLAVWKKAVERLHKPLIQEHPRPLLWAPCCSLWGPATGCVTSGPSLGTPFPCPPCVPPACCQLLCQGCLCCCSLAGPTWWPLTRTSGGTAKECSEVEPKPPTQLLPLVHPKEDEASVRAPLGVSSSSSSSSEKDLETDLQMGLPQRLMVDGTVNTDLVLPEKCPRRQGGLRQPGWRYWRNGSEPHPGKLGAGNGTIWKEKRSNKEPRVQAIVMGNTRELVLEASGVKPPHILPQDEHRKQSQATATHQRDQNALRLKALRSQEAKRAAVINT